A segment of the bacterium genome:
CCAGGCGGAAGAGCTCTCCGGGATTGACGGCGTTGACCCAGACGTAGGGCAGGCCGCGCTCGTGGACGCGGAAGAAGGTGGCCGCGCCGAGGCCGCCCACGACCTCTCGGGGCTTCGCCTTCCCGCCCGTCTTCATTTCCCAGATGCCGGTGGAGCCATCGCGGGTCAAGTTGAAGAAGACAGAGGCGCCGTCGGGGGAGAACCGGGGCCGGTCTTCGGGGCAGATGCCGTTCAGGTCGTCAATCACGCGCCCCCCGACCAGGTCCAGCGTCCCGGTCAGGTTCACCGTCTTGCCCGTGGCGAGGTCGTGTATGTAGAGGCGCGGGCTGCGGCCCGCCGGGTCCTCGGGGTGTTCGTGGCCGAACCAGGCCAGGCGCTTCCCGGCGGGATCGGCGGCGAGCGCCCACTTGGGCCCCTCGGGGGTGGGGAGCTTTTTCGGCTTCCCGCCCTTCGCCGGCAGGCGGAAGAGGTCCACGTACTCGGCGTCCCGGTCCGGGTCCTCCCGGTGGCAGGCGAGGTAGAAGAGGTCGGCCCCGTTGGCGGAGAGGGCGAAGTCGGCGTTCTCGAACCGGTCGTCGGTGAGCCGCTTCGAGGCGCCCCGCACCGGGTCGAGCCGGTAGAGGTTGAAGCTGTCCTTGGGCCGCCAGCCCTCGCCGTCCATGCGGTAGAGGATGCGGTCCACCTCGCGGAAGGGCGGCGCTTCGGGCTTGCCCTCGGGACCCTTGGAGGGCTCGTCGGCGGCGCGGAAGGAGTAGTAGATGTAACGCCCTTCGGGTGAGAAGAGGAACTGTTCTACCTCCCCCTTGAGAGCGGGGCCCACGGGGCGGGCCTCCCCGCCGTCCGTCGGCAGAAAGTGGAACCGGAACGTCTTCTCATCCTCCCGATTGGAGAGGAAAGCGACGGTTCCGCCGTCCGGGGAGAATTTCGGGGAGAAGTCGTTGCAGTCGCCGTGGGTGATCTGCGCGGCCGGGCGGGAGTTCCGGGACCACCAGAGGTCGTTCCAATATTTGCGCTTTTTCGCATCGGCGCGCTTGACGCTGAAGACGACGATCCGCCCGTCGGGGGAGAGGTCGAGTCCGGTGATGACCTTGAGCTTGGCGAAGTCGTCGGCGGCTATGGCTTTGGACATGGGGTTGCCTCGCGGATGGTGGGAGGGATAGGTTCAGCGGTGTAAATCGGTGGCATTTTACGCTGAAAATACGGTTATTTCCAGCGATTTCTCGACCAAGTTTTTATTTTAATATGAATAATGAAATTAATTCAATCACTTATTAAAAAAGCGGCGGTCTCCAGTGGAATCATCCCACGGGCCGACTCGCAGGGTGGTGTCGCCTGACGCTCACGCAAATCGGTGTTTTTTAACGCGGGCGACCGTGGACGGTCGCCCCTACGGGTCTGTTTCGCGGTTGACGTAGGGGCGGGTCTCCTGACCCGTCCGTTTACCCCTCACCCCCGCCCGTAGGCGAGCCTCTCCCTAAATGTAGGGCGGGGATTCCCATCCCCGCCGTTTTCACGTTCTCTGCCCCGACCCTCACCCCCACCCGTAGGCGAGCCTCTCCCTGGAAGGGGGAGGGGGCCGCTTCACCCCTCACCCAACCCGGGTCAGACGTAATCCCGCAGACCGGCGTAATCGGCGGGGTCCTCGCCCCGCTCGCGCATCCCATCGAGGAACTCCGCCAGCGCGGTGTCCGTATCCAGGACCGTCCCCCCCGCCGTCCGGTAGAGGTAAACCCGCCGTCCATCGTCGGGGCGGATGGAGACCAGCTCACGGTCGCCCCAGAGCGGGACGGTCTCCCCCGAGGACGTCTCCACCACCGGCACCTGGGCGTTCTCCAGGGCCGGGAAGAGCGAGGCCTCCTCCCGCAATTCCTGGAGTACCCGGGCCAGCGGCACTCCCGACCACAGAGCGCCGGTCCTCAGGCGGCTGTAGGAGGTCTCGATCCGGGCCCCCAGGAGCGCCCACCGCAGCGCGGCGAACTCGAACCGACGCGTGTTGTCCGCGGTGTAGAGCGCCTCGTTGTAAACCGATACCCCGGACTTCCGCAGACGCGTGATCACCGTCACCGCCTCGGGGGTGACCTCGAAGGCGTGACAGAAGCGGGTCACCAGCCCTACCTCGAGCTGGGTCGGCTTGATGTAGCGGGAGATGATTTTCGTCAAAAGGGACGTGAAGCGCTGGGGCATCACCACGGGGAAGTTGGAGCGGATGAGGATGCGCCGGAGATGCTTGTAGCGCGAGAGCCCGGCCAGGATGCCCTCGACCTTGGAGTCGGTCAGGCACAGCACGTCGCCCCCGCCGATGACCGCCTCCCAGACCTCCGGGTTGTCGCCGAACCACTCCAGGGCCGAGCGGAGCTTGGAGTCGGTGACGTCCAGCTCCGTGGGCGGCGGCTCGTAGCACGAGTACTGCGGGGAGGCGAGGCAGGGCTTGACCAGGGCGCTGAAGAGGCTGAGGCGCTCGACGAGGAGCGGCTCGCCTCCGCGCTCCCGGGAATCCTCGACCTTGACCGCCGTAATCGGCGGCAGGACGCGGTTGCGCAGGGACCGGTCGAAGAGCC
Coding sequences within it:
- a CDS encoding S9 family peptidase — its product is MSKAIAADDFAKLKVITGLDLSPDGRIVVFSVKRADAKKRKYWNDLWWSRNSRPAAQITHGDCNDFSPKFSPDGGTVAFLSNREDEKTFRFHFLPTDGGEARPVGPALKGEVEQFLFSPEGRYIYYSFRAADEPSKGPEGKPEAPPFREVDRILYRMDGEGWRPKDSFNLYRLDPVRGASKRLTDDRFENADFALSANGADLFYLACHREDPDRDAEYVDLFRLPAKGGKPKKLPTPEGPKWALAADPAGKRLAWFGHEHPEDPAGRSPRLYIHDLATGKTVNLTGTLDLVGGRVIDDLNGICPEDRPRFSPDGASVFFNLTRDGSTGIWEMKTGGKAKPREVVGGLGAATFFRVHERGLPYVWVNAVNPGELFRLDKVGEPRRLSSLNTRVVGAWHLPEPERFRFKSGDGTELQGWLLKPSGFDPKAKYPAILEVHGGPHVSYGEALMHEFHYLAGRGFVVLWGNPRGSTSYGEKFTRAIVNAWGTKDYEDVLALADYAAGLSFVDGRRIGITGGSYGGYMTNWVIGHTDRFAAAVTQRSVSNLLDFYGSSDTGFWFEKEFGGKRPWSDLDHYWKLSPIAYIGNAKTPTLVIHSEGDLRCPVSQGEQMFVALKTLGVPTKFLRFPEEFHGLSRGGRADRRIKRLQSIADWFDEYLLGEGAKKKG